TCTTTTAATTAGCTTTTTAACGGAAGAGCGATGCTTAATAGGGGCAGAATTCAATTGATCTAGAAGTTCATTGATGTCGTTAGGGTTTACTTTCTTCTGCTCCAAATCATTGAGTAGCTTATGAAGGTCTTGAGAACGGTTCTTCATTTGTGCTAAACGTTCATCAGTTGCCAACCCAATGGAATGTCCCTTTTCGGTTAGTCTAATGTCAGCGTTGTCTTGCCTAAGTAAAATCCTATGCTCTGCGCGCGATGTAAACATTCTGTAAGGTTCATCGGTACCCTTATTGATTAAGTCATCTATGAGCACACCAATGTAAGCTTCAGCCCTATTTAATATGAATTCAGGTTTACCATTAATTTTTTCATGAGCATTTATCCCAGCCATTAATCCTTGGCAGGCAGCTTCTTCATACCCAGTAGTACCATTAATTTGTCCCGCAAAGAAAAGATTCTCAATGATCTTTGTTTCAAGGGTGTTCTTTAGTTGAGTAGGTGGAAAGTAATCGTACTCGATTGCATATCCGGGCCTAAACATTTTTACGTTTTCAAAGCCAGGCACTTTCGTCAGTGCTTTGTATTGAATGTCTTCTGGAAGCGAGGTTGAAAATCCATTAACGTAGATTTCTACGGTATTCCAACCCTCTGGTTCCACAAAGATTTGGTGTCTGTTACGTTCTGCGAACCTATTGATTTTATCCTCTATCGATGGGCAGTATCTGGGCCCCAGGCCTTGGATTCGGCCGTTAAACATGGGGGATTTCTCAAAACCCTTTTCAAGTTCCGTATGGACCTCTGGATTTGTATAAGTGATATAACAGCTTCGTTGTTCCTCTAAAGGTTTAGTTTCTGTTGAGAAAGAGAATTTCTCTGCTAACTCATCACCAGCTTGTTCCTCCATTTTAGAATAATCTAATGATCTGCCGTCTACTCTGGGAGGAGTACCCGTTTTCATTCTGCCAGCCTCAAAACCTAGAGTAACTAGTTGCTCAGTTATTCCAGTTGATGCTTTTTCACCCGTTCGACCACCTCCAAACTGTTTTTCACCAATATGTATCACTCCATTCAAAAATGTCCCAGACGTAAGTATTACTGCATCAGCATGAAACTCTATACCCATACTAGTCTTGACCCCAACAACCTTATCTCCTTCTAACAAAATATTAGTCACCATTTCTTGCCAGAAGTCTACATTGTGATTGCTTTCAAGCGCCAAACGCCATTCTTCGGCAAACCTCATGCGGTCGTTTTGAGTTCGTGGGCTCCACATGGCTGGACCTTTGGATTTATTGAGCATGCGGAATTGAATCATCGACTTGTCGGAGATGATACCAGACATACCACCAAGCGCATCTATTTCTCGTACAATTTGGCCTTTAGCTACGCCACCCATTGCTGGGTTGCAAGACATTTGTGCAATGGTATTCATGTTCATGGTAATTAATAGAACCTTTGAACCCATTTTGGCACTAGAATACGCCGCTTCGCAACCAGCATGACCGGCACCGACAACAATAATATCGTAGTTTGAATGCATGATTTAAAACATGTGTTCCACGTGGAACATCAAATTGTGTTGTAATGTTTCACGTGGAACATGTGAGTGTCTTTCAAATGTGAAGCAAAGATAAAGAGTCTTCTTCTCTTTTGGTCATCTCTTTTTGTTCTTCAGGTGACTTGTCGTTTTGACCCAACAGATGAAGTAAGCCATGGACCATAACCCTGTGTAGTTCATGCTCAAATTGGGCGTCTTGTTTAGAAGCGTTGTCTTTAACTCGATCTAGAGAAATAAATAGGTCAGCAGAAATTGGAGCTGAGAGGTCATCGCGATTATCAAACGTGATGATGTCAGTAAAGTAATCGTGATTTAGGTATTGTTGGTTGACGTCTAGTAAATAGTTGTCTGAACAATATATGTAATTCAGAGCATCAATGGTTTGACCGTTTGACGCGGAAACGTCATGAAGCCATTGTCGTATAATCTTTTTGTGTTTGAGTTCGAAGTTGACTTCTTCAGTAAAGAAGTTGATCTCTGGCATTAATTAACTAAGGTAGAATGTGAGTTGTAAGTTTCGCCCCTCTTGTTGAAAGTCTACTTCGTCAGCTAAATGCTTGATTAGGAAAATCCCCCGGCCACCAACGTTTTCAATGTTCTCTGGGGCTGTTGGGTCTGGTAATTCGTGATGGTCGAATCCTGCACCTTCATCACTGATATTAAAAACTATTTGTTCGTCGCTTAAATTGGCATTTAAGGAGACAAGTTTGTCTTTATCTAATTTGTTTCCGTGTATGATGGCATTATTGACAGATTCTATCACTGCGATCATGATATTTCCATAAAGGTCATCTGTCAAGCTGTATACTTCTTTGGCGTTATCAACAAAGCTCTCGACGATGCGGATATTTTCGACCATGGACGGTATCTGGATACTAATGTTCTTCATTGAAAGTGATCAATTGTTTTCCTTAATCTTCTTAAAGTATTTACTGGTTTCCTTCTTGTAGTAGGGATTGAGTTTTGCTGGAATAGTTCTTAATAGTTCTATCTCTTTTTCTTTAGCTTTTAAATACTCATTAAGTGACTCAGGAATGGAAAGTTCGTAGTTCTCGGCACTACGGCCTTTTCTTTCATCATCCTCACCTCTCTCTTGAATGGAGTTTTCAGCTTCAAGTAGCCTTGTTAACATTTCTTGTTGGCGCTGAACAGTTTCATCAGTAATATTCTTATTGATTAAATCCCATTCGTTTTCTTCCATCTGATCGATCAACTTATCGATCTTCTCGCCCAATTTATTTCCATCAAGTCCGGTTTCAAAATTTTCGAGTGCATTTCTTAACCTTTCTTGCTGTGATGCTAATTGAGCCAATTCTTCTGAGAGCTGCCGTCCAGTTTTTCCACTTTCTTTAAGCTCTTTAATCTGTTCGCTTAATTGTCGCTGTAGATCACTAAGACCGCCCATTTGTGGCTTATTTTTGTTTCCTTTCTTTCCGTTACCAGGGCTCATCATTTGATTAGCCATTTGTTCTTGCATTTGTTGAACAATATCATCTAACAAAAGAGCTAAGTTATTAATAGAAGTCATTGCAAATTGCTGTTTACCAACGGCTTGACTGATTCTCTTTTCTTTCAGCGTTTCTACCGCACCTGACATTTGAAAATTCATAGCGGCTAACTCTTTCATTACAAAAGAGGAGATTTGAAATACTCTTTGTGATAAAGAGACTAAACTATCCTGGATAATTTTCGAGTCATCCTGTAGTTTGAGCTGGTCTTGAGATAGTTTAACATAGCGAGGGTCACTTTGCCGAATCTCCTTGAACTCATTCATCAAGTTTTCTTGGTTAAACGAAAGCGTCACAAGGTTATCGACTAGGTCTCTAAGGTGCTCTAGGTTTTCTTGTTGTTGTTCCATTTGAGCGGCACTCTGCATGTTTTCAAGGCTTTGTTTTAGCTCTTGCATCTTACCAGTGGCTCGTTTCTGGGATTTAGCTGCGTTTTGTCTGCTTTGTGATTGCTTTTGCTGTCCTTCTTTAGATTCTTGTTCCTCTCCCTGCTCACCTTCTTCGTTCTCCTCTTCTTTTTCACCGTTTTCTTCCTCGCTACTTTCTTCCTCCAAGGATTCTTGAGCTTTTTCCTGCTCTTCCTTAATGTCTTCTAACTGTTCATCTAGATCGTCAGGTAGCGGGTCTGGGTTTTTTCTCTCTTGATTAAGTTCTTCCAGTTTTTTGAGTTCCTCTTCTAATTTTTCTAAGTCTTCAAGCGCTTTTTCTTGTTCGTCAGCCAATTCTTCATTGCTCTTTTCCCCAGATTCTGTCTCTTTAGAGAGCTCCTCTTGGTCTTCGATTTCTTCTTCAAGATCCTCAATGCTATTTTCTAGCTTTTTGTCGAACTCCAGTTTTTTAAACAACTCAAGCGTTCTTTCAAGGTCTTCTTCAAGGTTTTGACTGTTTTCTCTCAAGTCTTGCATTTGATCCCTAAACTCCTCAATATCAGCGTTTTCTTCGAGTAGTTCTCTGAGTTCATCATACATTTTCTTCAACTCATCGTCAAGAACATTATTCATAATGTCTTGAAGCTGCTTCATCTTTTGTTTAAGCTCTTCACTTTGCGGCTGAAACTGATTTTGCTTTGAATTATTCAGTTCATTCTCTTTTTTCAGTTGCTCCATCTGTTGCGCGAGCTTCTCTTTTTGATCAAGAATCTCCTGCATTAGCTTTTCATCCTGCCAATCCATTTCCTTCTTGGTTTTTAAGCGTTCATCAGCTTCTTCGATCTTTCGGTTAAGTTCTTCCGCTTGCTTTAGACTTTCATCAACCTTTTGCTGAATTTGTTGACTGCTCTTTTCGATTTCTTCCTCGAGCTCTTCTTTTGAAGGAATTTTGAAACTGTATGTCGCACTTCTGTTAGTTTTCGACCCATTAACTGCATCATTATCAGATATTTGCATGTAATATTTCAGCTCGCTACCAGCTTGAATTTTAGCAGAATCTAATGTGAAAATGTGATAGTAACTCTGATCGTTTAATGACTTATTAATCGGTATGCTGATAAATTCATAATTAGAATCGTCGTATGAATAGTGGAAGGTAAGTCTGTTGAAACCATAGTCATCTTTGATTTTTCCGCCCAGTACAACGTTCTTATAAAGTACTGTGTCTTGGAATTGATCTAGGTTAATTTCTGGAAACCGATCTTTTATCACTTCTACTTGAAAGAGCAGAGAGTCTTTATTTCCGCTATATTGGTTTTGGAGTTGAATGGAATATGCGCTCGATTTGGAAAGTGTTTTGTTTACCTCAAATACATCATTTGCCTTCTTATCACCTGCAAGGTTCAAGCTGTCACTATCGAAGTTGATAGCTAACGATTCTGTTTCTTTCGTATTAAATATCCATCGAATGTTGGTACCCTCTGGAACAGTCAGGTTTCCAGAATTCTGTACTTGCTCATCTTTTATTTTGGTATACTCAGGGAAATCAAGGTCTATATTAAAGAGTGAGATACTTGGTCTTTCGAAGACATCAATGGTGTATTCTTCTGATAATACCCCTTCAGATTCTAACTTAAACGTGGTTTTCTGCCGAAGGCGATTGATTTTGTAGCTAAACTCATCAGCATTTATTTTCTCTGCTTTGATTTTTCGCTCGTTGATGACCACAAAAACATTTTCAGGGTTCGATCGCCCTTCAGTGTTAATATCAATAGTAAATGGCTCATCTTTAAATCCATTTAGCTGATTATTTTGAACGAGAAACTTGAATG
This is a stretch of genomic DNA from Roseivirga misakiensis. It encodes these proteins:
- the mnmG gene encoding tRNA uridine-5-carboxymethylaminomethyl(34) synthesis enzyme MnmG, yielding MHSNYDIIVVGAGHAGCEAAYSSAKMGSKVLLITMNMNTIAQMSCNPAMGGVAKGQIVREIDALGGMSGIISDKSMIQFRMLNKSKGPAMWSPRTQNDRMRFAEEWRLALESNHNVDFWQEMVTNILLEGDKVVGVKTSMGIEFHADAVILTSGTFLNGVIHIGEKQFGGGRTGEKASTGITEQLVTLGFEAGRMKTGTPPRVDGRSLDYSKMEEQAGDELAEKFSFSTETKPLEEQRSCYITYTNPEVHTELEKGFEKSPMFNGRIQGLGPRYCPSIEDKINRFAERNRHQIFVEPEGWNTVEIYVNGFSTSLPEDIQYKALTKVPGFENVKMFRPGYAIEYDYFPPTQLKNTLETKIIENLFFAGQINGTTGYEEAACQGLMAGINAHEKINGKPEFILNRAEAYIGVLIDDLINKGTDEPYRMFTSRAEHRILLRQDNADIRLTEKGHSIGLATDERLAQMKNRSQDLHKLLNDLEQKKVNPNDINELLDQLNSAPIKHRSSVKKLIKRPQVHINDLLHINEDYSSYFAKYDKATLEGADIYIKYEDYIDKETKLAERVIQLEGLVIRDSMDFDKITALSSEAKEKLGKIRPKTIGQASRISGVSPADISVLMVHMGR
- the ybeY gene encoding rRNA maturation RNase YbeY; this encodes MPEINFFTEEVNFELKHKKIIRQWLHDVSASNGQTIDALNYIYCSDNYLLDVNQQYLNHDYFTDIITFDNRDDLSAPISADLFISLDRVKDNASKQDAQFEHELHRVMVHGLLHLLGQNDKSPEEQKEMTKREEDSLSLLHI
- a CDS encoding ATP-binding protein, whose amino-acid sequence is MKNISIQIPSMVENIRIVESFVDNAKEVYSLTDDLYGNIMIAVIESVNNAIIHGNKLDKDKLVSLNANLSDEQIVFNISDEGAGFDHHELPDPTAPENIENVGGRGIFLIKHLADEVDFQQEGRNLQLTFYLS
- a CDS encoding coiled-coil domain-containing protein; this translates as MGSNEALKNQLNSYKAKFYKNKAIKGAIVFGALLILSFLLINTIEYSGRLGNAGRAILLYGFILLNFAVLYSKVIKNLMLLNKSGDQLSNEEAAEQIGKHFPEVSDKLLNIIQLESLSDKDNELLQASIRQKSTEIQHIPFVNAIDLKANRKYLRYIYAPGSIVVLLLLFLPQFITESSTRIINYNNDFQPEAPFKFLVQNNQLNGFKDEPFTIDINTEGRSNPENVFVVINERKIKAEKINADEFSYKINRLRQKTTFKLESEGVLSEEYTIDVFERPSISLFNIDLDFPEYTKIKDEQVQNSGNLTVPEGTNIRWIFNTKETESLAINFDSDSLNLAGDKKANDVFEVNKTLSKSSAYSIQLQNQYSGNKDSLLFQVEVIKDRFPEINLDQFQDTVLYKNVVLGGKIKDDYGFNRLTFHYSYDDSNYEFISIPINKSLNDQSYYHIFTLDSAKIQAGSELKYYMQISDNDAVNGSKTNRSATYSFKIPSKEELEEEIEKSSQQIQQKVDESLKQAEELNRKIEEADERLKTKKEMDWQDEKLMQEILDQKEKLAQQMEQLKKENELNNSKQNQFQPQSEELKQKMKQLQDIMNNVLDDELKKMYDELRELLEENADIEEFRDQMQDLRENSQNLEEDLERTLELFKKLEFDKKLENSIEDLEEEIEDQEELSKETESGEKSNEELADEQEKALEDLEKLEEELKKLEELNQERKNPDPLPDDLDEQLEDIKEEQEKAQESLEEESSEEENGEKEEENEEGEQGEEQESKEGQQKQSQSRQNAAKSQKRATGKMQELKQSLENMQSAAQMEQQQENLEHLRDLVDNLVTLSFNQENLMNEFKEIRQSDPRYVKLSQDQLKLQDDSKIIQDSLVSLSQRVFQISSFVMKELAAMNFQMSGAVETLKEKRISQAVGKQQFAMTSINNLALLLDDIVQQMQEQMANQMMSPGNGKKGNKNKPQMGGLSDLQRQLSEQIKELKESGKTGRQLSEELAQLASQQERLRNALENFETGLDGNKLGEKIDKLIDQMEENEWDLINKNITDETVQRQQEMLTRLLEAENSIQERGEDDERKGRSAENYELSIPESLNEYLKAKEKEIELLRTIPAKLNPYYKKETSKYFKKIKENN